The Syntrophaceae bacterium genomic sequence GCCGAGCTTTCTTCCCTTGTAGCTTCCGCCGACGGATTGGGCGTTGTCCTCCAGGACCATGAGCTGGGAGCTGCGGCAGGTCTCCATAATCCGGCCGATGTCCGCCGGGGCGCCGCACATGTGGACGGGAATGACGGCCTTCGTGTAGGGCGTCATCTTCCGGATGATGTCGTCGGGGTCCATGTTCAGGGACGCGTCGATGTCCGCCGCGACGGGGATGGCCCCCACCTCGAGGACGGCCTCGTACGTTGCGATAAAGGTAAATGCCGGAACGATGACCTCATCGCCGGGGCCCACGCCCATGGCGGAGAGAGCCACCGAGAGGGCCGTCGACCCGGACGTGACGCCCAGGGCGTGGGCGGCTCCGTGATAGCGCTTGAACTCCTCCTCGAACTGGCGGACCTTGAAGACGCCCTTCCGCTCCTTATCGAATCCGTAACGCGCGAAGACGCCCGTTTCCAGGACGTCCAGAACTTCCTTTTTCTCCTCGCTGCCGATCAGTTCCATTCCGGACATGGCTTTTTCTCCATCCTTGTCGTTTTTGATCGTGGGAAGGGACGCTCAGAGAGCATCCCGGTAAATGTCGATGGCGTCCTCCCGGGTGACTTTCCGGGGGTTGTTGGCCAGCGGGCGCGCCACGGTGAGGGCGACGTCCGCCAGGGCCGGCAGATCCTTCTCGGCGATGCCGAATTCCTCCAGGGTCATTGCCAGGCCGCAGTCCTCGATGAGGAGCTCTACCGCGTCCAGGGCGAGCGTGGCGGCGTCCCGCATCGAGACGCCTTCCACCTCCTGCCCCATGACCTCGGCGAGGACGGCGAACTTCTCGATGGCGCCGGGAAGGTTGTAGGCCATCACCGCGGGAAGCATCAGGGTGTTGGCCATCCCGTGGGGGATGCCCCAGGCGCCGCCGAGGGGGTACGAGAGGGAGTGGACCGCCGTGACGCCCGCATTCGCCAGGCCAAGGCCCGCGTAAAGGCTTCCCAGGAGCATGCGTTCCCGGGCCTCCAGGTCGCTTCCGTTGTGAACGCAGGTCCGCAGGTTCTCGGCGATGAGGCCAACGGCCTCCAGGGAAATCGTTTCGCTCATGGGTGATGCGTTGATGGAGGTGTACGACTCGATGGCGTGGCAGAGGGCGTCGATTCCCGTGGAGGCGGTGGCCTGCGCGGGGAGGCTCAGGGTCAGTTCCGGGTCCAGGAGGGCGACTTCGGGGTACAGGTAGGGGCTGTTCATGCCCTCTTTCTTCTTCAGGTTCTTTCGGACGAAGACGGCCGTGAAGGTGACCTCGCTGCCGGTGCCGGCGGTAGTGGGGACCATGATGGTCGGGAGGCCCGGACCGGGGACCTTGTTCAGTCCCAGGTAATCGACGGCCTTGCCCTTGTTGCCGGCCAGGGCGGCCACGGCCTTGGCCACGTCCATGGAGCTGCCGCCGCCGATCCCCACGACGAGATCGCACTTGCCCTTCAGGGCGGCCTTGGCGCCCTCGTCGGCCCTCTCCAGGGCCGGTTCCGGCTCCACGCCGTCAAACAGCGAATAGCGCAGGCCGCTCTTGTCGAGCAGGTCCTTCACGGTTTTCCGGAAGCCTGCCTCGGCCAGGGCGTGATCGAGAACGATCAGGGGGCGTGCCCCCCCCAGTTCCCGGATGTGGTCGGCCAGGCTGCGGAAGGAGCCCGTGCCGAAAACGATTTTTTTTGCCCCCGTATAGGTGAACGGTCGGATCATCGTTTTTTCCCTCCTGTTCCGCCGCCGAAGCGGCCAAGGTGTTGAAACAAGGGATGCTTATACATGATGAGGGACTCGATGGAAAGGGAAAAAACGGGACCGCCGGTTCGGGCAAACCCCGGTTTGCTTTGCCTTTTCCGGGAGGTGTGATAGGTAGGGACCCATGAATCCCTGGAAAACGTCGCGCCGCATCGTCCTCACCTGCGCCCGGGGCATGGTTCCCTTCCTTCTCACGGAAGTGGCCGGGCTGGGATTCCCCGTCCGCACCGAGACGGAGACGGCCGTGGAAACAGAGGGGTCTCTCACGGATTCCCTGCGCCTGAACCTCCGCCTCCGGACGGCCCACCGGGTCCTCTACCACCTTGCGACCCTGGAGGCCGACGGTCCCGGGAGCCTCTACGGGGGGATCACCGACCTCCCGTGGGAAGAATACATCCGCGAGGACGGCTACCTGACGGTGACCTGCACGGTGAATCACCCCACCATCAACGACTCCCGCTTCGTGAACATGAAGGCGAAGGACGCCATCGTGGACCGCATGACGGCCCGCCGCGGCCGCCGTCCGGATTCCGGGCCGGAGCGGACCGGGGCGGTCGTTCACGTTCACTGGCAGGGAAACCGCGCGGAGATCTTTCTCCACACCTCCGGAGAGCCGCTGTCCCGCCGGGGGTACCGCCGGATCCCCATGGCGGCACCCATGCAGGAGACCCTTGCGGCAGGAGTCCTGATGGCGGCCGGCTGGAAGGGGGAAGGGAACCTCGTCAACCCCATGTGCGGGAGCGGCACGCTGGCCGTCGAGGGAGCCCTGATGGCCCTGAACCGGGCCCCGGGACTGCATCGTGAGCATTTCGGGTTCATGTCCGTCCGGGGTTTCCCGGAAAAGGAATGGGACGTCCTCCTCCGCCAGGCCCGGAAAGAAGGCCGGAGAAGTATTCCCGGCCGCATCGTCGCCACCGACATCGAGCGGGAGGCCGTGGCGGCGGCCCGGAAGAATGCCCGGCGGGCCGGGGTGGAGGAGCACATCTCCTTCTCCGCCGGCGACTTCATGAGAACGGAGGTCCCCCCCGGGGACGGACTCGTGATTTTCAACCCCCCCTACGGAGAGCGCCTGGGGGACCAGGCTGTTCTCGGGGAGCTGTACGGACGCCTCGGCGACTTCCTGAAGAAATCCTGCCAGGGATACACCGGCGCCGTTTTCACCGGCAACCTGGCCCTGGCCAAGCGGATCGGCCTCCGCACCAGCCGGAGAATCCCCTTCTACAACGGGGATATCGAGTGCCGCCTCCTCCTCTACGACCTCTATGGCGGCAGCCGCAAGGGAGACCGCGGGGTTTGAATTTTCCTCCTCCGTAGGGTAAGAAGAAGTTCATCGTTTCGGTGAGGAGAATCTCATGGGCGACATGACAAAACATCCCATCGGCGTGTTCGACTCCGGCGTGGGAGGGCTCACGGTAGTGCGGGCGCTCATGGAGCGGCTCCCCTTCGAGGGCATCGTCTATTTCGGAGATACCGCCCGGGTTCCCTACGGCGTCAAGTCCGTCGAGACGGTGACCCAGTACGCCATCGAGATCACGGACTTCCTGCTGAAGAAGGGAGTCAAACTCCTCGTCATCGCCTGCAACACCGTCGCCGCCGTGGCCGGTGACGCCG encodes the following:
- a CDS encoding iron-containing alcohol dehydrogenase yields the protein MIRPFTYTGAKKIVFGTGSFRSLADHIRELGGARPLIVLDHALAEAGFRKTVKDLLDKSGLRYSLFDGVEPEPALERADEGAKAALKGKCDLVVGIGGGSSMDVAKAVAALAGNKGKAVDYLGLNKVPGPGLPTIMVPTTAGTGSEVTFTAVFVRKNLKKKEGMNSPYLYPEVALLDPELTLSLPAQATASTGIDALCHAIESYTSINASPMSETISLEAVGLIAENLRTCVHNGSDLEARERMLLGSLYAGLGLANAGVTAVHSLSYPLGGAWGIPHGMANTLMLPAVMAYNLPGAIEKFAVLAEVMGQEVEGVSMRDAATLALDAVELLIEDCGLAMTLEEFGIAEKDLPALADVALTVARPLANNPRKVTREDAIDIYRDAL
- a CDS encoding class I SAM-dependent RNA methyltransferase → MNPWKTSRRIVLTCARGMVPFLLTEVAGLGFPVRTETETAVETEGSLTDSLRLNLRLRTAHRVLYHLATLEADGPGSLYGGITDLPWEEYIREDGYLTVTCTVNHPTINDSRFVNMKAKDAIVDRMTARRGRRPDSGPERTGAVVHVHWQGNRAEIFLHTSGEPLSRRGYRRIPMAAPMQETLAAGVLMAAGWKGEGNLVNPMCGSGTLAVEGALMALNRAPGLHREHFGFMSVRGFPEKEWDVLLRQARKEGRRSIPGRIVATDIEREAVAAARKNARRAGVEEHISFSAGDFMRTEVPPGDGLVIFNPPYGERLGDQAVLGELYGRLGDFLKKSCQGYTGAVFTGNLALAKRIGLRTSRRIPFYNGDIECRLLLYDLYGGSRKGDRGV